Proteins co-encoded in one Acidithiobacillus caldus ATCC 51756 genomic window:
- a CDS encoding DUF4168 domain-containing protein codes for MRLKFSQRLYRKMVKEILMPSSLRGALIGFVLFGAGSSLAFASMTPAMNGNGAESRSGGMMGPSQQNDNGAMGGSMGQGSTTMGGGPAGGTSMQGNGEGGTQNGMPMTAPSSGPHVSHQKLQNFAAAIKDIQPIDEKAHRVLADKSLSNSARKAKLTSYDKEIVTILHRHHLSPVDYEMLLRKAQTDPNFAKRTEAALRAMH; via the coding sequence ATGCGCTTGAAGTTTTCGCAACGCTTATATCGCAAAATGGTCAAGGAGATATTAATGCCATCCTCTTTACGTGGTGCACTCATCGGATTCGTTCTTTTCGGCGCCGGCAGTAGTCTTGCCTTCGCCAGCATGACACCAGCCATGAATGGCAATGGCGCTGAGTCGCGTTCTGGAGGAATGATGGGTCCGAGTCAACAAAACGACAATGGGGCAATGGGAGGCAGTATGGGACAGGGCTCCACGACCATGGGTGGGGGCCCAGCTGGCGGCACCAGCATGCAGGGCAATGGGGAAGGAGGCACGCAAAACGGAATGCCCATGACCGCGCCCAGTAGCGGCCCACACGTCAGTCATCAGAAACTGCAGAATTTTGCTGCTGCCATCAAGGATATACAGCCCATTGACGAAAAGGCCCATCGAGTGCTTGCCGACAAATCGCTTTCGAACAGCGCGCGCAAGGCGAAGCTGACCAGCTACGACAAAGAGATCGTGACGATATTGCATCGCCATCACCTCTCGCCCGTGGACTACGAGATGCTTTTGCGCAAGGCACAGACGGATCCGAACTTTGCCAAACGCACGGAAGCGGCATTGCGCGCCATGCATTAG
- the tnpA gene encoding IS66 family insertion sequence element accessory protein TnpA, whose translation MDQGKGVHRRRVNHGQATVDALGNSGLSARRFCAERGLSHSQFYYWRQRLRAVGIENHPSEVDTWVPNTVCVHDSQLVSPKT comes from the coding sequence ATGGATCAGGGAAAGGGAGTGCACCGGCGCAGAGTAAACCACGGGCAGGCGACGGTGGACGCGCTGGGAAACAGCGGGTTGTCGGCTCGCCGTTTCTGCGCCGAGCGAGGATTGTCCCATTCGCAATTCTACTACTGGCGTCAGCGCCTACGTGCGGTGGGGATAGAAAATCATCCGAGCGAGGTGGATACCTGGGTGCCCAACACGGTGTGTGTGCACGATTCCCAGCTAGTGTCACCGAAGACCTGA
- a CDS encoding zinc ribbon domain-containing protein — MSQTVRSLSLSAGLFSLAKWISLAIAILALIAAGIFALSSFTSQRSFQVPRFDSAARMVLLGNLPSNKASVAQQKMNLKLSQEYGSNVISIISKYNVSTVNEQQVIKQLAELPRAYRAAFVSGWKDYLENGIAYAKKAGIFQAVATSNGLFNQQPATADMLTQQYFSAYSNAVDNAERGKSGQRIQHAVDLFMAFSALMIFVLAIIVPILVQVERNTRIFTANAGTVAASAPERDAGSVSTDQPTGAPSKAELCPNCQQPISAGDAFCGHCGQRLT, encoded by the coding sequence ATGTCGCAAACCGTCCGATCTCTTTCCCTGAGTGCGGGACTCTTTTCTTTGGCTAAATGGATTTCCCTAGCCATTGCCATCCTCGCATTGATAGCCGCGGGTATTTTCGCACTAAGTTCTTTCACGAGTCAGAGAAGTTTCCAGGTACCCCGTTTCGATTCAGCCGCGCGCATGGTACTGCTGGGGAATCTACCCAGCAATAAGGCAAGCGTTGCCCAGCAAAAGATGAACCTGAAGTTGAGTCAGGAATATGGCAGCAATGTCATCTCGATCATTTCCAAGTATAACGTTTCCACCGTCAACGAGCAGCAAGTGATCAAGCAATTGGCAGAGTTGCCAAGGGCCTACCGCGCTGCGTTTGTCTCTGGTTGGAAAGATTATCTCGAGAACGGCATCGCTTATGCCAAGAAGGCCGGAATATTTCAGGCCGTAGCCACAAGTAACGGGCTTTTCAACCAGCAACCTGCCACGGCGGACATGCTCACTCAACAGTATTTCAGTGCTTACTCCAACGCCGTCGACAACGCCGAGCGTGGCAAAAGTGGGCAGCGCATTCAGCACGCCGTAGATCTTTTCATGGCATTTTCAGCACTGATGATTTTTGTATTGGCGATCATTGTTCCCATTCTGGTACAGGTCGAGCGAAACACCCGGATCTTCACGGCCAACGCTGGAACAGTAGCGGCTTCCGCACCGGAACGGGATGCAGGTTCCGTATCCACAGACCAGCCGACAGGAGCCCCGTCCAAGGCTGAGCTCTGCCCTAATTGCCAGCAACCCATCAGCGCAGGTGATGCGTTCTGTGGTCATTGCGGCCAGCGCTTGACCTAA
- a CDS encoding high-potential iron-sulfur protein, producing the protein MAEHDSRNTQKITRRHWLRSTALMVAAGAAAPLVFVGNAEAASKMAKTAVDYQDHPKGKEMCSNCRLYIPGSNPKGPGACKAVAGAISPDGWCNIYIPKA; encoded by the coding sequence ATGGCAGAACACGATTCTCGCAATACGCAGAAGATCACTCGTCGACACTGGCTGCGCAGCACCGCGCTCATGGTGGCGGCGGGAGCCGCAGCTCCCCTTGTGTTTGTCGGGAACGCCGAGGCCGCGAGCAAGATGGCCAAGACGGCGGTGGATTATCAGGATCACCCCAAGGGCAAGGAGATGTGCAGCAATTGTCGCCTCTACATTCCCGGCTCCAATCCCAAAGGACCGGGCGCCTGCAAGGCGGTGGCCGGCGCTATCAGCCCCGATGGCTGGTGCAATATTTACATCCCCAAGGCCTGA
- a CDS encoding DEAD/DEAH box helicase: MTLFTELGLDPALCAAAVARGYEQATPIQARAIPEILKGHDILAAAQTGTGKTAAFALPILHRLARDPVSSGPRPVRALILVPTRELAAQVEDNIRLYRGQMPVRSLMLIGGVKIGPQMEQLRNGADIVVATPGRLLDHLQQRSLRLDRVETLVLDEADRMLDMGFIRDIRRIIGMLPAKRQNLLFSATFSPEIRQLAEGLLHQPIAVEVTPANATVDSITQRVIRVDQERKRDLLLHLMDAHQWHQVLIFTRTKHGADRLARQMEREGFSAMAIHGNKSQGARTRALAEFKSGSLRALVATDIAARGIDIQRLPRVVNFELPQVAEDYVHRIGRTGRAGEDGEAVSLVSGEERSQLQAVERLLRRRFDLEQVPGFEAKGHGPDRGVGKPVPARGHSLAAQGSRRPRRQAGAN; encoded by the coding sequence TTGACATTGTTTACCGAATTGGGGCTGGACCCGGCCCTCTGTGCTGCTGCCGTTGCCCGCGGTTATGAGCAGGCCACACCCATACAGGCACGCGCCATCCCCGAGATCCTGAAGGGTCACGACATCCTCGCCGCTGCCCAGACTGGTACGGGCAAGACCGCTGCTTTCGCTCTACCCATTCTCCATCGTCTGGCCCGGGATCCTGTGAGCTCCGGTCCGCGTCCCGTGCGCGCGCTGATTCTCGTGCCCACACGAGAATTGGCGGCGCAGGTAGAAGACAACATCCGGCTCTACAGAGGGCAAATGCCCGTACGTTCCCTGATGCTCATAGGTGGCGTCAAGATTGGCCCGCAGATGGAGCAGCTACGCAACGGTGCCGATATCGTCGTGGCGACCCCCGGACGACTGCTGGATCACCTGCAACAGCGCAGCCTGCGTCTGGATCGCGTCGAGACCTTGGTTCTGGACGAGGCCGATCGCATGCTGGATATGGGCTTCATCCGCGATATTCGTCGAATTATCGGGATGTTGCCGGCAAAACGGCAAAATCTACTCTTCTCGGCCACCTTTTCGCCAGAGATTCGGCAATTGGCCGAAGGACTGTTGCACCAGCCCATCGCCGTTGAAGTGACACCCGCCAACGCCACCGTCGACAGTATTACCCAGCGGGTGATTCGCGTAGACCAGGAGCGCAAACGCGATCTACTGCTGCACCTGATGGATGCACACCAATGGCATCAGGTGCTGATCTTTACCCGCACCAAGCACGGTGCGGATCGACTAGCGCGTCAGATGGAGCGGGAGGGTTTTTCGGCCATGGCCATCCACGGCAACAAAAGCCAAGGAGCCCGAACCCGCGCGCTGGCCGAATTCAAGTCGGGAAGCCTGCGCGCGCTGGTCGCCACCGATATCGCCGCGCGCGGCATCGATATTCAGCGGTTGCCGCGGGTGGTCAACTTCGAGCTACCGCAGGTTGCCGAGGACTACGTCCATCGTATCGGCCGCACGGGTCGGGCCGGCGAAGATGGCGAGGCCGTCTCCCTGGTCAGTGGCGAGGAGCGTAGCCAGCTCCAGGCGGTCGAGCGGCTGCTGCGTCGCCGCTTTGACCTGGAACAGGTGCCTGGATTCGAGGCAAAAGGGCACGGCCCGGACCGTGGTGTCGGCAAGCCCGTCCCGGCGCGTGGTCACAGTCTGGCTGCCCAGGGCTCCAGACGGCCAAGACGACAAGCCGGCGCTAACTGA
- a CDS encoding helix-turn-helix transcriptional regulator translates to MQPTIIDLAEVKRLTTLSRSSIYALAKMGRFPQPYRIKGTSRTVWKTADVQKWIDENVIAEGQS, encoded by the coding sequence ATGCAACCAACCATTATTGATCTTGCAGAAGTAAAGCGCCTGACAACCTTGTCACGCAGTTCCATTTACGCCCTCGCCAAAATGGGGAGATTCCCTCAGCCTTATCGAATCAAGGGCACCAGCCGCACCGTCTGGAAAACTGCCGATGTGCAGAAGTGGATTGACGAGAACGTGATCGCGGAGGGACAGTCATGA
- a CDS encoding IS1595 family transposase gives MKAEATNLLQWQARFGTEEACLEALKQKRWPEGFRCPKCGHDRGYWIAGRKLFQCGHCRHQTSVTAGTIFHSSNVPLVQWFLAIYLMASDKGGLSALRLSKQIGVSWITAHRMLRRMRRAMGDRDSLYRLEGLVELDDAFVGGRRSGGKSGRGAEGKTPILVAVENRGKKAGFIAIETTPSVSADRIREFARRRLRPKQPTRTDGLIALRVLGESQEHEGRVTKPHQVDEWLPWVHIAIGNLKAFLLGTFHGVSGKYLQEYLNEFVYRFNRRFWEPELPLRLLNACMEHIPVRLVAEKG, from the coding sequence ATGAAAGCTGAAGCGACGAACCTCTTGCAGTGGCAAGCGCGGTTTGGCACGGAAGAGGCCTGCTTGGAGGCGCTGAAACAAAAGCGCTGGCCCGAGGGGTTTCGATGTCCGAAATGCGGCCATGACCGCGGATACTGGATCGCCGGACGAAAACTCTTTCAGTGCGGGCACTGTCGCCATCAGACCTCGGTGACGGCCGGCACAATTTTTCATTCGTCCAATGTGCCCCTGGTGCAATGGTTCCTGGCCATCTATTTGATGGCGAGCGACAAGGGCGGATTGTCCGCCCTGCGGCTGTCGAAGCAGATTGGGGTCTCCTGGATCACGGCTCACCGGATGTTGCGCCGCATGCGCCGCGCCATGGGCGATCGCGACAGTCTGTATCGCTTGGAAGGGCTGGTAGAGTTGGACGATGCCTTTGTCGGTGGACGCCGGTCTGGGGGGAAGAGCGGTCGAGGGGCCGAAGGCAAAACACCGATCTTGGTTGCCGTGGAAAACCGGGGCAAGAAGGCGGGCTTTATTGCCATCGAGACGACGCCTTCGGTCTCTGCCGACCGGATTCGCGAATTCGCGCGGCGACGCTTGCGCCCCAAGCAACCTACCCGCACCGACGGCTTAATAGCGCTGCGAGTTCTCGGAGAGAGCCAAGAGCATGAGGGGCGCGTGACCAAACCGCATCAGGTGGACGAGTGGTTGCCGTGGGTACACATCGCCATTGGTAACCTCAAGGCCTTTCTTTTGGGCACATTCCATGGGGTATCCGGCAAATATCTGCAGGAATATCTGAACGAGTTTGTCTATCGCTTCAATCGCCGTTTCTGGGAGCCAGAACTGCCCCTGAGGTTGCTCAATGCCTGTATGGAACATATCCCGGTCCGGCTTGTTGCTGAGAAAGGTTAA
- a CDS encoding tyrosine-type recombinase/integrase has product MKLTVKQLEALPRKAAKEGKDAIYATEGRRGAGLLRIRAQVSGTIRFFFRYTDSDGKRDDLALGAYSPTGEGGMTLEQARDRAEQLSLIYRSGVKDIRLHLEAEQRAAAAELRRQAEEQERQEAGSLAALLSIYADYLRDRSKPSWKDVASIFRLHIVEPYPDLAQTRANEITPKDLRAIFDRLQDKGYTRALGKTRAALHSAYNLAAKSEFDSTIPPAFRLFKVSTNPVAVLPTYSALSKPGDRVLTPAELRHLLEHLHESDSMAARALLVGIYLGGQRPTQLVRVRAEDVDIERGTITLRDGKGRRQHPRLHVLPLEPVTGIVTELLEINANAPSVFSSDGKTIPHVTTLSKTIHEISGGKYQLRDVRRTCETELARLGVAKDIRAQILSHELGGVQARHYDRHHYLDEKRQALMTWKAYLDGLQAGNVVSLHGAAS; this is encoded by the coding sequence ATGAAACTCACGGTCAAGCAGCTTGAAGCACTCCCGCGCAAGGCGGCCAAAGAGGGCAAGGACGCGATCTACGCCACCGAGGGGCGTCGCGGTGCTGGCCTGCTACGCATCCGCGCTCAGGTATCTGGCACGATCAGGTTCTTTTTTCGCTACACCGACAGCGACGGCAAGCGCGACGATCTTGCCCTGGGGGCCTACTCTCCCACGGGTGAAGGCGGCATGACGCTAGAGCAGGCCAGAGACCGAGCAGAGCAGCTATCCTTGATCTACCGCTCCGGCGTCAAGGACATTCGCCTGCACCTGGAGGCCGAACAGAGAGCAGCGGCGGCAGAACTTCGGCGGCAGGCAGAGGAACAGGAGCGCCAGGAGGCTGGTTCGTTGGCTGCGCTGCTGTCTATCTATGCCGATTATCTCCGTGACCGTAGCAAGCCATCCTGGAAAGACGTGGCGAGCATTTTCCGTCTGCACATCGTCGAGCCCTATCCCGATCTGGCGCAGACTCGCGCCAACGAGATCACCCCCAAAGACCTGCGGGCAATCTTCGACCGGCTACAGGACAAGGGCTACACCCGCGCCCTCGGCAAGACGCGAGCAGCCCTGCACAGCGCCTACAACTTGGCGGCCAAGAGCGAGTTCGATAGCACCATCCCGCCAGCCTTTCGACTGTTCAAAGTGAGCACCAACCCGGTGGCCGTGCTCCCGACCTACTCGGCGTTGAGCAAGCCGGGCGATCGCGTCCTTACCCCGGCAGAGCTTCGGCACCTGCTGGAGCATCTTCACGAAAGCGATAGCATGGCCGCCAGGGCATTGCTTGTGGGGATCTATCTCGGAGGGCAACGCCCCACGCAATTGGTGCGGGTAAGGGCCGAGGACGTGGATATCGAGCGCGGCACGATCACCCTGCGCGATGGCAAGGGACGGCGGCAGCATCCCCGTCTGCACGTCCTGCCGTTGGAACCGGTGACCGGGATCGTGACCGAGTTGCTGGAGATCAACGCAAACGCGCCAAGCGTATTCTCCAGCGACGGCAAGACCATCCCCCACGTGACCACCTTGAGCAAGACGATCCATGAGATCAGCGGCGGGAAGTACCAACTGCGCGACGTTCGCCGGACCTGCGAGACGGAGCTTGCTCGCCTGGGAGTAGCGAAAGACATCCGGGCCCAAATCTTGAGCCATGAGCTTGGTGGTGTTCAGGCCCGTCACTACGACCGGCACCATTACCTCGACGAGAAGCGCCAAGCGTTGATGACCTGGAAAGCGTATCTCGACGGGCTGCAAGCCGGGAACGTGGTATCCCTGCACGGGGCGGCATCGTGA
- a CDS encoding P-II family nitrogen regulator: MAYQQLTVVLRMYRLDPLCDALVELGVSGITLSDVEGVGRQQGFSTLPSGVWYQSKSHPKVRLDVVMPQKLVPQAIAVVLTHARTGIEGDGKLWISPMVRAPIVVRTIDSDAEA; the protein is encoded by the coding sequence ATGGCATACCAGCAACTGACCGTCGTGCTTCGGATGTATCGGCTGGACCCCCTCTGCGATGCCCTGGTGGAATTGGGGGTAAGCGGGATCACCCTGAGCGATGTCGAGGGAGTCGGCCGGCAGCAGGGATTCTCGACACTGCCCAGTGGGGTTTGGTACCAGTCGAAGAGTCATCCGAAGGTCCGGCTGGATGTCGTGATGCCGCAGAAGCTGGTGCCCCAGGCGATTGCTGTGGTCTTGACGCATGCCCGAACCGGCATTGAAGGGGATGGAAAGTTGTGGATAAGCCCCATGGTACGGGCTCCTATCGTCGTAAGAACGATTGACTCGGACGCTGAAGCCTGA
- a CDS encoding zinc ribbon domain-containing protein: MLLRKVNRHVLEYLSILAVIIVEVILVEFCRIPVLGGILSLAVFPGIFLANIVFVMLFFVMFNLTGPALWFGETISGAFRHVVAVARRRPGPVIFLLFSLAALAALIGLFVFAVAAYVLTLMAGYVGLLGSQLLGVITEFMQSLVNPFAVAAMGGAFAYPYHVTLNDHLYPVSALLTVACSVVLVIAIPNNVLMLGLAYLYDVNTKLVDSDDGSVFVDGVMSRVSQVAERTRQAAEQARQAAREASRRAAAKRTETPRPPEQAEPNNGEGSMAHPAFCRGCGASLSPDDKFCGECGRPV; encoded by the coding sequence TTGTTGCTGAGAAAGGTTAACAGGCATGTTTTAGAATATCTGTCGATCCTGGCGGTGATCATCGTCGAGGTCATTCTGGTCGAGTTTTGTCGAATCCCAGTACTGGGTGGGATACTTTCTCTGGCAGTCTTTCCGGGTATATTCCTCGCGAATATCGTTTTCGTCATGTTATTTTTTGTCATGTTCAATCTTACCGGCCCAGCCCTTTGGTTCGGCGAAACCATTTCCGGTGCTTTTCGTCATGTGGTGGCTGTTGCCCGGCGACGGCCGGGGCCTGTGATATTCCTGCTCTTCAGCCTGGCCGCACTTGCCGCTCTCATTGGATTGTTCGTTTTTGCCGTCGCGGCCTACGTTCTGACCTTGATGGCGGGATACGTTGGTCTTCTTGGTTCACAATTGCTCGGCGTCATTACGGAGTTCATGCAAAGCCTTGTCAATCCTTTTGCCGTCGCTGCCATGGGTGGCGCATTCGCCTATCCATACCACGTTACCCTCAACGATCATCTCTACCCCGTTAGTGCATTACTGACCGTCGCCTGTTCTGTTGTCCTGGTAATCGCCATTCCCAACAATGTCCTCATGCTCGGATTGGCCTATCTCTATGACGTCAATACAAAGCTCGTGGATTCCGACGATGGATCGGTTTTCGTCGATGGTGTCATGAGCCGGGTCTCGCAGGTGGCAGAGCGCACCCGTCAAGCTGCAGAGCAGGCGCGCCAAGCTGCTCGCGAAGCATCCCGACGGGCGGCAGCAAAACGCACCGAGACGCCGAGGCCTCCAGAACAGGCCGAACCAAATAACGGGGAGGGCAGTATGGCGCATCCCGCTTTTTGCCGCGGTTGTGGTGCAAGCCTTTCTCCAGACGATAAGTTCTGTGGTGAGTGTGGGCGGCCAGTCTAG
- a CDS encoding type 1 glutamine amidotransferase — translation MKPLLVVQHHPDEDLGALREMLIAERIPVQVRRLDLEEPLPSSLRGFGGVISLGGPMSVHDEGNYPWLNLERRCLAEAIDAGLPTLGICLGAQLIAQVCGAPVHRHPNGPEIGWWPVRVRPSGRQHPAVTQLPPEFFLFHWHEDQCACPFTATPLLTSAHTDCQAFAVGEHVLAIQAHAELTPELLERWLLLMGTPPADSGKIQTPEEISRLSATPLAALPQVRQQLFGPWLRSVRMRCDTPEASPWHTSN, via the coding sequence ATGAAACCCCTACTGGTCGTACAACACCATCCAGACGAGGACCTCGGTGCCCTTCGGGAGATGCTCATTGCCGAACGTATCCCGGTACAGGTGCGCCGTTTGGATCTCGAGGAACCCCTGCCTTCTTCGCTGCGCGGCTTTGGCGGTGTCATCAGCCTCGGTGGACCGATGAGTGTGCACGATGAGGGGAACTACCCGTGGTTGAACCTGGAGCGGCGTTGCCTCGCGGAAGCCATCGATGCGGGGTTGCCAACCCTGGGCATCTGCCTCGGCGCACAATTGATCGCGCAGGTCTGCGGCGCGCCGGTACACCGGCATCCCAATGGTCCTGAAATCGGCTGGTGGCCGGTGCGTGTCCGTCCATCGGGAAGGCAGCACCCGGCCGTGACACAGCTTCCTCCGGAGTTTTTCCTGTTCCACTGGCACGAGGATCAATGCGCCTGCCCCTTCACCGCGACGCCCTTGCTCACCAGTGCGCATACGGACTGCCAAGCCTTTGCCGTGGGCGAGCATGTGCTTGCGATACAGGCACACGCCGAACTGACCCCTGAGCTTCTCGAGCGCTGGCTGCTTCTTATGGGGACACCGCCAGCAGATTCCGGAAAGATCCAAACGCCCGAAGAAATATCTCGTCTATCGGCAACCCCTCTGGCTGCTTTGCCGCAGGTGCGGCAGCAGCTTTTCGGGCCGTGGTTGCGTTCTGTGCGGATGCGTTGCGATACACCGGAGGCATCGCCATGGCATACCAGCAACTGA
- a CDS encoding double zinc ribbon domain-containing protein → MRCAACWQDNLPGKKFCAHCGAPLQVPAHDPGPPQFCRSCGATLNGKRFCPQCGVENRKDISHKSTEERPPAPQPEAVQPAPNWSPGTSIPAPERTESTLENIAAIPDSEASEHPAPKPTSIITDEQSESTPASAADETDTEEEYTPTHKADTATTQVEPRQSENTAPTGSEAPVIPNQPASPSNIDMPLNHSQQSSSNSL, encoded by the coding sequence ATGCGTTGCGCCGCTTGCTGGCAGGACAACTTGCCCGGAAAGAAGTTCTGTGCTCACTGTGGGGCGCCATTGCAAGTCCCCGCGCACGACCCGGGTCCTCCCCAATTCTGCCGCTCCTGCGGCGCTACACTGAATGGCAAGCGTTTTTGCCCGCAGTGTGGAGTCGAAAACCGCAAAGACATATCCCATAAGTCTACGGAAGAACGACCCCCCGCGCCGCAACCGGAAGCGGTACAGCCGGCCCCAAATTGGTCTCCAGGTACTTCCATCCCGGCTCCGGAACGCACAGAATCTACCCTGGAAAATATCGCTGCTATTCCCGATTCTGAGGCCAGCGAGCACCCGGCACCAAAGCCCACCTCGATCATAACCGACGAGCAATCCGAGAGCACACCCGCTTCGGCAGCAGACGAAACCGATACGGAAGAGGAGTACACACCGACACACAAGGCAGACACCGCTACTACACAGGTTGAGCCTAGGCAGTCAGAAAATACAGCTCCTACCGGATCGGAAGCTCCGGTCATCCCGAATCAGCCAGCTTCACCGTCTAATATTGACATGCCTCTGAATCATTCTCAGCAATCAAGCTCTAACTCTCTGTGA
- a CDS encoding IS630 family transposase — MKRVDVRKLTVDGRNILRQMVVRLRQQSGMRVEDLAKVSGAHPSTIRGWLARAKREGTESLEERPRGRPVGACRKLTLAAEAWIRDQIVQKDPRQLQMPFALWTRPAIRQLIRERFGIDLQVRLVGKYLKRWGFTPQRPVKRALEQNPEAVRQWLEVEYPRLRARALQEGAVIYWGDETAVKEDAHWVRGYAPKGQTPILEHPARWTTLSMISAISPRGEIAFEIVEGSIHAERFIAFLEKLITGAPQKVFLVVDNLRVHHAKVVSAWLADKQDRIELVFLPPYAPESNPDEYLNRDFKTALRTGPMSTDTQSLLEKATTFMNGLRQLPEKVARYFHHPAARYAMLDI, encoded by the coding sequence ATGAAGCGGGTAGATGTGCGTAAATTGACGGTGGATGGGCGCAACATACTGCGGCAGATGGTGGTGCGGTTGCGCCAACAGTCGGGCATGCGAGTAGAGGACTTGGCCAAGGTGTCTGGTGCCCATCCCTCGACGATTCGCGGTTGGTTGGCGCGAGCCAAACGAGAAGGAACCGAGAGCCTTGAGGAACGCCCGCGGGGGCGGCCGGTTGGGGCTTGCCGTAAATTGACTCTGGCGGCAGAGGCTTGGATTCGGGACCAGATCGTGCAAAAGGATCCACGGCAGTTGCAGATGCCTTTTGCGCTCTGGACGCGGCCTGCCATCCGGCAACTGATTCGGGAGCGTTTCGGGATCGATTTGCAGGTGCGATTGGTGGGCAAATATCTCAAGCGCTGGGGGTTTACTCCCCAACGTCCGGTCAAACGGGCGCTGGAACAGAACCCGGAAGCTGTACGGCAGTGGCTGGAGGTGGAGTACCCCAGGCTTCGGGCGCGTGCCCTGCAGGAAGGTGCGGTCATTTACTGGGGCGACGAAACCGCCGTCAAAGAGGATGCCCACTGGGTCCGGGGATATGCCCCCAAGGGGCAGACCCCCATCCTCGAGCATCCGGCACGCTGGACCACCCTGTCGATGATTTCGGCAATTTCCCCGCGCGGAGAGATCGCCTTCGAGATCGTGGAGGGCAGCATCCATGCGGAGCGTTTTATCGCCTTTCTGGAAAAGCTGATCACCGGCGCGCCGCAGAAGGTCTTCCTGGTAGTGGACAACCTGCGGGTACATCACGCCAAGGTGGTAAGCGCGTGGCTGGCCGACAAACAGGACCGCATTGAGCTCGTATTTCTGCCGCCCTATGCGCCAGAGTCCAACCCCGACGAGTATCTCAATCGCGATTTCAAAACCGCTCTGCGTACGGGCCCCATGAGCACAGATACCCAAAGCTTGCTGGAGAAGGCAACCACTTTCATGAACGGGCTACGCCAACTGCCCGAGAAAGTCGCGCGCTATTTCCACCATCCCGCAGCACGCTACGCGATGTTAGATATTTAG